ACTCGCCGCGGGCCCGGAGTACTTCGTCGAGTTGAACGACCGCTTCCGCACCCACCGGCGGGACATCGGGGCGGCCCTCGCCCACGAGATCATGCACGTCTATCTGCACCGCCTCGACCTGTCGTTTCCCGGCACCCGCGACAACGAGATCCTCACCGACACCGCGACGACGTATCTGGGCGCCGGCTGGCTGCTCCTCGACGCCTACCGGGAGGACGCGGCGTCGTCGCAGAAGCTCGGCTATCTGACACCGGAGGAGTTCGGGTACGTCCTGGCCAAGCGCGCCCTGGTGTTCGGCGAGGACCCGTCCGTGTGGTTCACCAGTCCGCAGGCCTATACGGCGTACACGAAGGGCATGGCCCAGGCCCGCCGCGACGAGCAGCAGCCCCCGCTGACGGCGGCCGGCTGGGCGGGCCGCCGCCGCTACGCCCGCGACCGCCGCCACGTCCACGGCCCTCAGCCCGGCGTCCCGTACACCTTCAGCCCCGACGGCGGCGGCCACCTCCGTGTCACGTTCCCCTGCCCGACCTGCCACCAGCGGATCAGGGTGCCGGTGCGGGGTCGGATGCGGGCGCGGTGTTCCTTGTGCCGGACGGTGCTGGAGTGCGACACGTAGGCGGCTGTTCTTTGTGCCGGACGAGTGCGAGACGCAGGCCGTCCTCACGTCCCGTACACCTCTCCGGGCACCTCCGCTTCCTCCAACAGCTTCAGCACCGTCTCCCCCACCTCCCCCGCACCCCACCGCGCCCCCTTGTCGGCGGTCGGCCCCGCGCGCCAGCCCTCCATGACGGTGATCCGGCCGCCCTCCGCCTCGAAGACCCGCCCGGTCACCCCCGCGCTCCCCGCCGAGCCCAGCCAGACCACCAGCGGCGAGACGTTCTCCGGGGCCATCGCGTCGAAGCCTGCGCCCGGCGCCGCCATGGTCTCGGCGAAGGTGTGTTCCGTCATCCGGGTCCGGGCCGCCGGGGCGATCGCGTTGACCTGGACGCCGTACCGAGCGAGCTCGGCGGCGGCGACCAGCGTCAGCCCGACGATCCCGGCCTTCGCCGCGCTGTAGTTGCCCTGCCCGACCGAGCCGAGCAGCCCCGCACCGCTGCTGGTGTTGACGATCCGCGCATCGGGCAGACGGCCCGCCTTGGCCTCGGCACGCCAGTGCGCGGCGGCGTGTTTCAGCGGCAGGAAGTGGCCCTTGAGGTGGACGCGTACGACGGCGTCCCAGTCGTCCTCGTCCAGGTTGACCAGCATCCGGTCGCGCAGGTAGCCCGCGTTGTTGACGAGCGTGTCGAGCCGGCCGTAGGTCTCCAGGGCGGTCCGGATCAGTGCGGCGGCGCCGTCGGTCGTGGCGATGTCGCCGCCGTGCGCGACCGCCTCGCCGCCCGCCGCGCGGATCTCCTCGACGACCTGGCCGGCCGGGCTGCCGGGGCCCGGTGTGCCGTCCAGGCCGACGCCGAGGTCGTTGACGACGACCCGCGCGCCCTCGGCGGCGAACGCCAGCGCGTGGGCACGGCCGAGGCCACGGCCGGCGCCGGTGACGATCACGACGCGTCCGTCGCAGATTCCGGTCATGGTGCCTCTCCTTGTCGACTCATCGCTCTTGTCTCCCCCGGCGCTCATCTCACGTCTCTTTGTTGGCGGTTGCGGCATCCAGGAACGCGGGCAGCTCCCCTCCCCCGTGCACCAGCAGGCTCGCCCCGCTGATGTAGGCGGCCGCGTCGGAGGCGAGGAAGACCGCGGCGGCGCCGACGTCGGCGGGATCGGCGAGGCGGCCGAGCGGGACGGTGCGGCCGACCGCCTCGATGCCGTCGTCGCCGCCGTAGTGCAGGTGGGACAGCTCTGTGCGGACCATGCCGACGACGAGGGTGTTGACACGGACCTCCGGCGCCCACTCCACGGCCATCGACCGGGCGAGGCTCTCCAGGCCCGCCTTGGCCGCGCCGTACGCCGCCGTGCCGGGTGAGGGGCGGTCGCCGCTGACGCTGCCGATCATGACGACGGCGCCGCGGGACCGCTTGAGGTGCTCGTAGGCGGCGAGGGAGGCGGTCAGTGGAGCGATCAGGTTCAGCTCGACGACCCGTGCGTGCCGCTCGACGCCCGCGTCGGCCAGCCGCCGGAAGGGGCTGCCGCCCGCGTTGTTGACCAGCACGTCGAGCCGGGTCAGTCCGCCGAAGAAGGCGCGCACGGCGTCCGGGTCCCGCAGGTCCACGGGCACGAACTCGGTTCCCTCGACGGGGTCTTCGGGCGGTCGGCGTGCGCAGACGACGACCTCCGCGCCCGCCTCGACGAACGCCTTCGCGATGCCCGCGCCGACACCACGGGTGCCGCCGGTGACGACGGCGACGCGGCCACCGAGAGGCCGGTCGCGGGGATGGCCGGGGTTTTCCACAGGGTCTGGCGCTTGGTTTTCCACAGGGCCTCCCGCCGCGATCCGCCTGCTGCTAGCTTCGAAGCCTCACACCTAACAAATGTTTGGTGGAAAGGTAGCTGAGTGCGAAGGTAGCTGATGCGCCCATGGGTGTCTCCACCTCGTCCCCGGAAAAGGGGCCCGAAAAGAACGGAATCGCCGTTGTCACCATCGACTTCCCGCCGGTGAACGCCCTACCGGTGGACGGCTGGTTCGCGCTGGCCGACGCGGTGCGCACGGCCGGCCGCGACCCGGAGGTGCGGTGTGTGGTGCTGGCCGCCGAGGGGCGGGGGTTCAACGCGGGCGTGGACATCAAGGAGATACAGGCGCGCGGGCAGAGCGCGCTGGTCGGCGCCAACCGGGGCTGCTTCGCGGCGTTTTCGGCGGTGTACGAGTGCGAGGTGCCCGTGGTGGCGGCGGTGCAGGGCTTCTGCCTGGGTGGGGGCATCGGTCTTGTGGGGAACGCGGATGTGATCGTGGCGAGCGAGGACGCCGCTTTCGGGCTGCCCGAGCTGGACCGTGGAGCGCTGGGCGCCGCCACTCACCTGGCCCGGCTGGTCCCGCAGCACCTGATGCGCGCCCTGTACTACACCTCGCGGACGGCGACCGCGGCCGAGCTGCACACGCACGGCTCGGTGTGGCGGGTGGTGCCGCGCGAGGAACTCCCTTCGGCCGCCCTGGAGTTGGCTCGCGAGATAGCCGCGAAGGACGGGGAGCTGCTCCGGCTGGCCAAGGCCGCGATCAACGGCATCGACCCGGTGGACGTGCGCCGCAGCTACCGCTTCGAGCAGGGCTTCACCTACGAGGCGAGCGTGAGCGGCGTGGGCGACCGGGTCCGCGACGCCTTTGGAAAGGACGGTGCCTGAGTGGGCGAAAGGACGATGACCCCCGTGGGTGACAAGACGATGACTGCCGACGAGGCTGTCTCCGGGCTGGAGAGCGGCATGACCCTCGGCATCGGCGGCTGGGGCTCGCGCCGCAAACCGATGGCCCTGGTGAGTGCAGTGCTCCGGTCCGGCATCACCGACCTCACGGTGGTGTCGTACGGCGGCCCGGACGTCGGCATGCTCGCCGCCGCCGGCCGGATCCGCAAACTGGTCGCCCCCTTCGTCACCCTCGACTCGATCACCCTGGAACCGCACTACCGGGCGGCCCGCGAGCGGGGGGAGCTGGAGCTGATGGAGATCGACGAGGCGATGTTCATGTGGGGGCTGCACGCGGCGGCGAACCGGCTGCCCTTCCTGCCGGTGCGGGCCGGGATCGGTTCCGATGTGATGCGGGTCAACCCCGGTCTGCGGACGGTGACGTCGCCGTACGACGACGGGGAGACGTTCGTGGCCATGCCCGCCCTGCGCCTGGACACGGCCCTGGTCCATGTCAACCGCGCCGACCGGCGGGGCAACGGCCAGTATCTGGGGCCCGACCCGTACTTCGACGACCTGTTCTGCGAGGCGGCGGACGCGGCGTTCGTCTCCTGCGAGCGGATCGTGGACACCGCCGAGCTGACGAAGGAGGCCGCACCCCAGACCCTGCTGATCAAACGTCATGCGGTGACGGGCGTGGTGGAGGCGCCGGGCGGCGCGCACTTCACGTCCTGCGCGCCCGACTACGGGCGGGACGAGGCCAGGCAGAAGGAGTACGCGACCACACCCTGGGCCGAGTTCGCCGAGCGGTTCCTCAACGGGCCCGAGGAGGAGAGGACATGACCGTGATGCGGAGTGAGTTCTGTGTGATCGCCTGCGCCGAGGCCTGGCGCGGCGGCGGTGAGATCCTGGCGAGCCCCATGGGCCAGATCCCCTCCGTCGGCGCGCGCCTCGCCCGGCTCACCTTCGCACCGGACCTGTTGCTGACCGACGGTGAGGCGATGCTGGTCGACGTGGACGGCACCGTCGAGGGCTGGCTGCCGTACCGGCAGCATCTGACCCTCGTCACCGGAGGCCGGCGGCACGTGATGATGGGCGCGAGTCAGATCGATCGCTTCGGCAACCAGAACATCTCCTGCATCGGCGACTGGGAGAAGCCGAAGCGGCAGCTTCTGGGTGTGCGGGGCGCGCCGGTCAACACCCTCAACAATCCGACCAGTTACTGGATCCCGAAGCACTCCCGGCGGGTGTTCGTGGAGAAGGTCGACATGGTGTGCGGGGTGGGGTACGACCATGCGGGCGGTGCCCGCCATCACCGCATCCCCCGGGTCGTCTCCGACCTCGGCGTCTTCGACTTCGACACCCCGGACCGCTCGATGCGGCTGGCCTCGC
This genomic window from Streptomyces sp. DG2A-72 contains:
- a CDS encoding CoA transferase subunit A — translated: MGDKTMTADEAVSGLESGMTLGIGGWGSRRKPMALVSAVLRSGITDLTVVSYGGPDVGMLAAAGRIRKLVAPFVTLDSITLEPHYRAARERGELELMEIDEAMFMWGLHAAANRLPFLPVRAGIGSDVMRVNPGLRTVTSPYDDGETFVAMPALRLDTALVHVNRADRRGNGQYLGPDPYFDDLFCEAADAAFVSCERIVDTAELTKEAAPQTLLIKRHAVTGVVEAPGGAHFTSCAPDYGRDEARQKEYATTPWAEFAERFLNGPEEERT
- a CDS encoding SDR family oxidoreductase, whose amino-acid sequence is MTGICDGRVVIVTGAGRGLGRAHALAFAAEGARVVVNDLGVGLDGTPGPGSPAGQVVEEIRAAGGEAVAHGGDIATTDGAAALIRTALETYGRLDTLVNNAGYLRDRMLVNLDEDDWDAVVRVHLKGHFLPLKHAAAHWRAEAKAGRLPDARIVNTSSGAGLLGSVGQGNYSAAKAGIVGLTLVAAAELARYGVQVNAIAPAARTRMTEHTFAETMAAPGAGFDAMAPENVSPLVVWLGSAGSAGVTGRVFEAEGGRITVMEGWRAGPTADKGARWGAGEVGETVLKLLEEAEVPGEVYGT
- a CDS encoding SDR family oxidoreductase, coding for MENPGHPRDRPLGGRVAVVTGGTRGVGAGIAKAFVEAGAEVVVCARRPPEDPVEGTEFVPVDLRDPDAVRAFFGGLTRLDVLVNNAGGSPFRRLADAGVERHARVVELNLIAPLTASLAAYEHLKRSRGAVVMIGSVSGDRPSPGTAAYGAAKAGLESLARSMAVEWAPEVRVNTLVVGMVRTELSHLHYGGDDGIEAVGRTVPLGRLADPADVGAAAVFLASDAAAYISGASLLVHGGGELPAFLDAATANKET
- a CDS encoding CoA-transferase subunit beta, whose product is MTVMRSEFCVIACAEAWRGGGEILASPMGQIPSVGARLARLTFAPDLLLTDGEAMLVDVDGTVEGWLPYRQHLTLVTGGRRHVMMGASQIDRFGNQNISCIGDWEKPKRQLLGVRGAPVNTLNNPTSYWIPKHSRRVFVEKVDMVCGVGYDHAGGARHHRIPRVVSDLGVFDFDTPDRSMRLASLHPGVTVEEVKDATGFALTIPDEVPYTREPTPTELRLIREVIDPDNRRAREVPEEARA
- a CDS encoding enoyl-CoA hydratase family protein — encoded protein: MGVSTSSPEKGPEKNGIAVVTIDFPPVNALPVDGWFALADAVRTAGRDPEVRCVVLAAEGRGFNAGVDIKEIQARGQSALVGANRGCFAAFSAVYECEVPVVAAVQGFCLGGGIGLVGNADVIVASEDAAFGLPELDRGALGAATHLARLVPQHLMRALYYTSRTATAAELHTHGSVWRVVPREELPSAALELAREIAAKDGELLRLAKAAINGIDPVDVRRSYRFEQGFTYEASVSGVGDRVRDAFGKDGA